From Diprion similis isolate iyDipSimi1 chromosome 5, iyDipSimi1.1, whole genome shotgun sequence, the proteins below share one genomic window:
- the LOC124406344 gene encoding nucleoside diphosphate kinase 7 isoform X2: MSSNYSEKHTFEAEWFDPVASLLKKFLLYYFPADNTVEIYDIKNRKVFLRRTKCQGITAKDFYVGGMVHIFSRCLKIKDFADGATKAKLADQMERTLAIIKPDAIDKMGEILKRITRNNFHIGNVKMVHMTRDEAEEFYNKDRGQSNLPMLLKYITSGPILALQLIGEQGIDKWRELMGPMDSVEARETAQNSIRACYGKDNIYNAVHGSDSTESAARELRYFFPDAKVRSRSIKNTATLKNCTCCVIKPHAVQSRLISYIIDDIQKAGYTISAVQQFYVDPTNVEEFLEVYKGVLPEYGAMVTEMQSGPCVAMEITHSHRGKDVPTEFRKLCGPMDPDIARQLRPETLRAKYGKNKVQNAVHCSDLPEDGLLEVN; encoded by the exons ATGTCGTCCAATTATAGTGAGAAGCATACTTTCGAAGCCGAGTGGTTCGATCCGGTTGCGTCTCTCCTGAAAAAGTTTCTCCTCTACTACTTTCCTGCTGATAATACGGTAGAAATT tacGATATTAAGAATAGGAAAGTATTTCTACGTCGAACAAAATGCCAAGGAATTACTGCGAAAGATTTCTACGTCGGAGGAATGGTACACATATTTTCACGATGCCTAAAGATAAAGGATTTTGCAGATGGCGCGACCAAAGCGAAACTTGCCGATCAGATGGAAAG AACATTGGCGATAATCAAACCGGATGCTATAGATAAAATGGGAGAAATATTGAAACGGATAACGAGGAACAACTTTCATATAGGAAATGTTAAAATGGTCCACATGACCAGAGACGAGGCTGaggaattttataacaaaGATAGAGGACAAAGCAACTTACC AATGTTGCTGAAGTACATCACGTCAGGTCCAATTTTGGCACTCCAGCTTATCGGCGAACAGGGAATTGACAAATGGCGAGAACTGATGGGACCGATGGACAGCGTGGAAGCTCGAGAAACCGCTCAGAATTCAATTCGGGCTTGCTACGGCAAAGACAATATCTATAACGCTGTGCATGGGTCGGATTCAACGGAAAGTGCAGCTAGA GAATTGAGATACTTCTTTCCTGATGCAAAGGTCAGGAGCAGGAGTATCAAGAACACCGCAACGCTCAAGAACTGCACCTGCTGCGTGATAAAACCACACGCCGTTCAGTCGCGTCTTATTA GTTACATCATCGACGATATACAAAAGGCAGGATACACAATATCAGCTGTACAACAGTTTTACGTAGATCCTACAAACGTCGAAGAATTTCTGGAGGTCTATAAAGGAGTTTTACCCGAATATGGG GCAATGGTCACAGAAATGCAGTCTGGACCCTGTGTTGCGATGGAGATCACGCACAGCCACCGTGGAAAAGATGTGCCAACGGAATTCAGGAAGTTATGTGGCCCCATGGACCCC GACATAGCGCGGCAGTTGAGGCCGGAAACCCTGAGAGCAAAGTACGGGAAGAACAAAGTCCAGAATGCTGTTCACTGTTCCGATTTGCCGGAGGATGGATTACTGGAGGTAAATTGA
- the LOC124406344 gene encoding nucleoside diphosphate kinase 7 isoform X1 codes for MSSNYSEKHTFEAEWFDPVASLLKKFLLYYFPADNTVEIYDIKNRKVFLRRTKCQGITAKDFYVGGMVHIFSRCLKIKDFADGATKAKLADQMERTLAIIKPDAIDKMGEILKRITRNNFHIGNVKMVHMTRDEAEEFYNKDRGQSNLPMLLKYITSGPILALQLIGEQGIDKWRELMGPMDSVEARETAQNSIRACYGKDNIYNAVHGSDSTESAARELRYFFPDAKVRSRSIKNTATLKNCTCCVIKPHAVQSRLISYIIDDIQKAGYTISAVQQFYVDPTNVEEFLEVYKGVLPEYGAMVTEMQSGPCVAMEITHSHRGKDVPTEFRKLCGPMDPDIARQLRPETLRAKYGKNKVQNAVHCSDLPEDGLLEVEYFFKILADG; via the exons ATGTCGTCCAATTATAGTGAGAAGCATACTTTCGAAGCCGAGTGGTTCGATCCGGTTGCGTCTCTCCTGAAAAAGTTTCTCCTCTACTACTTTCCTGCTGATAATACGGTAGAAATT tacGATATTAAGAATAGGAAAGTATTTCTACGTCGAACAAAATGCCAAGGAATTACTGCGAAAGATTTCTACGTCGGAGGAATGGTACACATATTTTCACGATGCCTAAAGATAAAGGATTTTGCAGATGGCGCGACCAAAGCGAAACTTGCCGATCAGATGGAAAG AACATTGGCGATAATCAAACCGGATGCTATAGATAAAATGGGAGAAATATTGAAACGGATAACGAGGAACAACTTTCATATAGGAAATGTTAAAATGGTCCACATGACCAGAGACGAGGCTGaggaattttataacaaaGATAGAGGACAAAGCAACTTACC AATGTTGCTGAAGTACATCACGTCAGGTCCAATTTTGGCACTCCAGCTTATCGGCGAACAGGGAATTGACAAATGGCGAGAACTGATGGGACCGATGGACAGCGTGGAAGCTCGAGAAACCGCTCAGAATTCAATTCGGGCTTGCTACGGCAAAGACAATATCTATAACGCTGTGCATGGGTCGGATTCAACGGAAAGTGCAGCTAGA GAATTGAGATACTTCTTTCCTGATGCAAAGGTCAGGAGCAGGAGTATCAAGAACACCGCAACGCTCAAGAACTGCACCTGCTGCGTGATAAAACCACACGCCGTTCAGTCGCGTCTTATTA GTTACATCATCGACGATATACAAAAGGCAGGATACACAATATCAGCTGTACAACAGTTTTACGTAGATCCTACAAACGTCGAAGAATTTCTGGAGGTCTATAAAGGAGTTTTACCCGAATATGGG GCAATGGTCACAGAAATGCAGTCTGGACCCTGTGTTGCGATGGAGATCACGCACAGCCACCGTGGAAAAGATGTGCCAACGGAATTCAGGAAGTTATGTGGCCCCATGGACCCC GACATAGCGCGGCAGTTGAGGCCGGAAACCCTGAGAGCAAAGTACGGGAAGAACAAAGTCCAGAATGCTGTTCACTGTTCCGATTTGCCGGAGGATGGATTACTGGAG GTTGAATATTTCTTCAAGATACTGGCCGATGGTTAG